TTGCTTATATTTGTTGAAACTGAGGTAGAGTGATATAACGGTAAAATAAGTATTGATATTGACCAAAAACCATACAAGCCATGATTAAAAAACTAACAATTCTAACAGCCACAATGTTTGCTTGCTTTGGAGTTTTTTCACAGCAAGCCATAGCACAGCAAGTTGATGCATCTCCAATTGAGCAAATTGAAAATATTGTAACACCATACAATTTAACGATATCCCAAGATGGCAATAATGCAATTTTCAGTTGGAACCATGGACCCATCTTCTTCGATGACATTGAAAGCTACGACGATTTTATATTCGAGAATATTGGCGACTATATTCTTGTTGACGTTGACAGCTCTCCTACGTATGGATTTGGATATGGCATTTCATTCCCCAACGAAGGTTATACAGGTTCATATATTGTAATTAACACATTGGCGACTACTCCTCCTTTGTCGGAAGAAGATTGGGCAGCACACAGCGGAAATAAATTTTTAGGTTGTTTTGCCGCGATGTCTCATAATAATAATGACTGGTTAGTAACTCCGGAAGTTACCGTTATTCCTGGAATGGAGTTCTCTTTCTGGGCAAGAACTTCAAATTATATTTATGGATATGAAAACTTTAGAGTAGGTATATCAACAGGCGGTACAACTCCGTCTGACTTTACAATTATTTCAGAAGGAACACATGTTAATGCTCCGCATACATGGACAAAATTCACTTACCCATTAGACGAATATGTGGGACAAAACATTAGAGCTGCTATCAACTATATATTTTATGGACACGTTTTTATGGTTGATGATATCTATATTGGCGTTCCAGAGAAAGAGAAATCAAGAGCATTTAACGGATATACGGTATATTTAGACGGTGAAGAAGTAGCTTCAGGTATTATGGAAGAAACCTACACTTTCCAAAATGTTTCGGTTGGAGAGCACACTGCTGGAGTTAAGGCGGTTTATACTTCTGGCGAGTCTGAAGTAGTGGAGATAGCTTTTGATCATGAGCCTAAATTCAATGTGAAATTTATTGCTCAGAGATATATTTATGGTTCTCCTGTTAAGGGAGTTAATATCATTGTTAGTAACGAGTCGATAACA
The DNA window shown above is from Bacteroidales bacterium and carries:
- a CDS encoding T9SS type A sorting domain-containing protein → MIKKLTILTATMFACFGVFSQQAIAQQVDASPIEQIENIVTPYNLTISQDGNNAIFSWNHGPIFFDDIESYDDFIFENIGDYILVDVDSSPTYGFGYGISFPNEGYTGSYIVINTLATTPPLSEEDWAAHSGNKFLGCFAAMSHNNNDWLVTPEVTVIPGMEFSFWARTSNYIYGYENFRVGISTGGTTPSDFTIISEGTHVNAPHTWTKFTYPLDEYVGQNIRAAINYIFYGHVFMVDDIYIGVPEKEKSRAFNGYTVYLDGEEVASGIMEETYTFQNVSVGEHTAGVKAVYTSGESEVVEIAFDHEPKFNVKFIAQRYIYGSPVKGVNIIVSNESITESKTTDINGIATFELPRGHYNWVATKLGFEDWEGTVVVTDHTEIIIIYKSIESETKVQGIKLYPNPATNTLTITRENTNNAMVEIYSNNGVIVNSFEMSETVKEISVSELNSGVYFIRVIEKEATKVQKFIKQ